The genomic interval CTACGACCGTGCGGGCAATCTGCTCGTCTCCGTGGTGCAGGAAGGCCTGTTCCGCCGACTGCCGGCGTGAGTGCGCTCACTGCCAGACGCGGATCCAGTCGACGTACATCGTCGAGCGGTGATTGAGCGGCGCCTTCGTCACATCGCCCTCGGTTCGCCCTGGGCCGCCCTCCGCGCGTACCCGACCGGCGCAGGATCATCGGCGTACTCGTGCCGGACACCGCGCTGTACCACCCTCGCGTCCTCCAGGGCATCCAGGAGGTGCTGGCCGAGGCGGGTGCCCAGTTCGTGCTGGCTGCTCGTACTACGACCCGAAGGCGGAGGACGCGGCGATCGCCGAACTGCTCGCGGCCGGGGTGCACGGGCTGCTGCTGGTGCCCGGCCTGCACGCCTCCGACGACCCGGCGCGGCGTACGGACGAACTCCTGCATCTGCCCGTTCCCGCGGTGCTGGTGGAGCGGCGGCTGACGGCCGCGGGCCCGGGCGATCCGACGGAGCACGTCTGCACGGACCATGAGGGCGGCGCGTACGACGCCGTACGGCACCTGCTGTCCCTTGGCCATCAGCGCCTCGCGCTGGTCACGCGTGTCGACGCGCCGACCGCCGCGCCCGTCCGGACCGGATTCGCCCGGGCCGTCGCCGACTTCGCCCTGCCGGAGCCGGTGTACGACAGTGCGCCGATGGACGCGTGGAGCCCGGAGCGGGCCGACGCGACGGTGGCGAAGTTCGTGGCGGCGGGCGTCACGGGCGCCCTGTGCTTCGGCGACCGGGAGGCCGCGCTGGTGCAGTCGGCGGCGCGGCGGGCCGGGCTGGGCGTGCCTGAGGATCTCGCGATGGTGAGTTACGACAACGAGTTCGCGGACGTGGCGGAGATCCCGCCGCCTGAGCAAGGACCGTGCGGGTGCCTGCGGCGCTTTTTCCCGGGTGCGGAATGAAGCCCACCGCAGGCGACCCGCACCGTCCCCGCGGTCAAGCGATGCGCGGCAAGTCCTCCGCCCGTACCTCCCCCACCAGCGCATCGCCCGCCGCGAATCGCTCCACCTCCGCGACCGCGAACGCGCCCAGCAGCCGCACCTCCGTACCCATCGCCCCCGCGACATGCGGCGTGACCAGCACATTCGGCAGGGTCAGCAACACGTGCCCCGGCGGCAGCGGTTCCGGGTCGGTGACGTCGAGTACCGCGTCGATGCGGCCGGCCGCGCAGTGCTCCGCCAGCGCCTCGGTGTCCACGAGCCCGCCGCGCGCCGTATTGATGAGCACCGCACCGTCCCGCAGCAGCCCGAGCGCCCGCGCGTCGATGAGATGCCGGGTCCCGGGCAGCAGCGGCGCGTGCAGCGACACGATGTCCGAGGCCGTCAACAGCGCGTCCAGGCCGACCAGTTCAGCGCCGAGCGCATCCGCCTCCGCCGCCCCCAGATACGGGTCGTGCACCAGCAACCGGACCCCCGCCCCGGCCAGCCGCCCCAGCACCAGCCGCCCGATCTTCGAGGCCCCGATGACTCCGACCGTACGGTCGAGGAGGCCGGTCGTCGGGGACACCGTCAAGTCCTGGGGCCGGCCCGCCCGGTACTCCCCCGCCGCACGGAACACCCGTTTGGCGGACAGGTGGATCGCGGCGACCGTGTACGCGGCGACCGGAGCCGCGTTGGCGGGCGCGGCGGACGAGACGGTGATGCCGCGCTCCCAGACCGCGGGGGCAAGCACCTGCTTGACCGAGCCCGCCGCGTGCATGACGGCCCTCAGCCGCGGTGCGTCGGCGAGCACGCCCGCGTCGACCACCGGGCAGCCCCACCCCGAGATCAGCACATCCGCACGGGCCAGCGCCTTGCGCGCCTCCGGCCGCCCGAAATCGTCGACCACAAGGTCCGGTACGTCGCAGACCGCGGCCAGCCGCGCCCGTACGCCGTCGGGGAGAGCCAGCGCGGCCACGTCCTGGCGCATGGCGATGAGAGCCGTAAGTCGAGGTGACACAGTCGACACAGTGCGGTTTGCCTTTCCATTGCCGGCTACTTGCCGGATCTGAGCGTCATGCCCTCGATGATGCGGCCGCCGAGCCAGACGTACAGCGTGACAAGCGGCAGGACGACCACCGCGATGCCCGCGAAGAGACGTGCTCCCCGCCACACCACCGCATCCGGTCGGCCCGAGAGCGAGCGCGCCGGCCGCGCTCATGGCCGCGGTCCGGCGCATCCAACCGTCTGTTCATCGCCCTGCTCCTCAACACCGTCGTTGGCTGTTGAGCGGCAGGTTTACAGACACTTCGAGAGTGCAATCAATAAGCACTCTGCGAATTGATGCCGAAACTCTCCCCGATTGCTTACTTCGCGGAAGGGTTCTCCGGCAGGACGTGCTCGACCTTGAAGTTGCCGCTCTCGACCGTCTCGTACGGCGCCGCGCTCAGGCACTTCGGCACGTTCATCGTGTCGATGCTGCCCACGGCCCAGCTGTAGCCGACGCGGTCGCGCTTGCCGCTGTCCAGGACGGTGAAGCCGACGCGCTTGCCGACGATTCCGGCGGGGTGGTCGGAGCGCGTGATGATGCCTGTGGCGGTGGCGACCGGGCCGCCGGTCAGCAGGCAGTCGATGCGCCCTTCGGCGTACGCGCCCTGCTTGCCGTCGGCGGTGTAGTGGCTGAAGCGGAAGGTGCCGCGCGAGGTGCCTGCGGGGGCGTCCGGCTCGTCGGGCTCGGCGGGAGCGAAGCCGTGGGCGTCGAAGGAGAAGTTCACGCGCTGGCCGTCCTTGCGGTACATCTTGGCGGAGCCGGTGAGGCTGGACTCCTTCGGCGCTTTCTTCGCCTGGGTCTGCGCTTGCGGATTGGCGTGGGCTTCGCCCGACGCCGAAGCATTGGCGGAGGCTGCGAGGCCACCGATGGCGGCCAGTGCGGCGAGGCTTGCGACGGCCGTACGGATCGCGGTGCTGCTGCGCAACATGATGAACTCCCGTTTCTCTGCGGCAGGTTGAGCCGCTGTTCGGTGTGGCATCAGCTTCCGCCGCCGGGGCCGGACGCGACCATCGGCCGATCGGGAGATCCACAACGCGGCCCGGCCGGCCTCTATGCCGTTCGGCAGAGGCGGCCGGACCGGCCCGGACCATAGGGTCGTAGACGTGAAGATCATGGGCATGGCACGCAGGGACCGTGTCGTCATAGGCCTCGTGACCGCCGCCTGGTGCGTCGCGGCCCTCGCTCTGGGCGCCGGGCCCGCACCGGCGCTCGCAGCCGTCGGTATCGCGCTCGGCGCGGCCGGATGTTGGCCGCGCTCACGCCGGTGGGCCGGGGTTGCCGCGGGCGCTGCCGGAGCCCTGCTCCTCGTAGCCACGTTCGTCTGGCAGGGACACGGCACACGTACGGGCTCGGTGTGGCAACTCGTCGCAGCAGCAGCGGCGTTGATGCTGCTGACAGCCGCCGCACGCTGGGCGCCGCGCCCGCAGCTCCTCGTCGGCGGCGGCCTCGCCGCCACGGCAGTCGCCCTGTGGACGCTTCCGCTCGTGCCGTCCGCGTCCTTCTTCGAGTACGTCGGCCTGGCGGCCTTCTGGACGGTGCCCGTGATCGGTGCGCTCGTGGTCGGCGGCTACCCGCGCTCGATGGAACGCCGCAGGCACCTGGCCGTTGTCGCCGCCCGCCGCGCCCAGCAGCTCGAACTCGCCCACGACCTCCACGACTTCGTCGCCCACGACGTCAGCGGCATCGTCGTCCAGGCCCAGGCGGCCCGTTTCGTGGCGCAGAACGACCCGGCGGCGGCCACCCTGGCACTGGAGCGGATCGAGCGGGCGGGGCTCGCGGCCCTGGCATCGATCGACCGTACGGTACGCATGCTGCACACGGCGGAGGAATCCGGCGAAGACATACCGCCGGCCGGCGCCCGTACAGCACTCCCCGGAACGGACCAACTCGCCATCCTCATAGACCGGTTCAGCGATACGGGTCGCACCCGCGCCCGCCTCGACATCGCACCCGGCGCAGCCGAGGCGCTCTCCCGCGAGGGCGCCGCGACCGTCCACCGGATCGTGGTGGAGGCGCTGACCAACGTCCGCCGGCACGCACCAGGAGCGGCCGAGGTGGAGGTCGCGCTCACCACGGACCGTACGAGCGTCGAGGTGAAGGTCATCAACGACGGCGGCCGCACCCGCCTCTCATCTCTGCCTCCCCTCCCCCGCTTCGAACACGGAGGCAGCGGAGGCACCGGCCTGCCGGCCCTGGCCGAGCGCGTCCGAGCGTCAGGAGGCACGTTCAACTGGGGTCCGCACCAAGGGGGTTGGCGGGTCAGGGCGACCCTCCCCGCCACCGAAACGGAGGCCACGGCATCATGATCCTGTGACCACCCGCATCCTGATAGCCGACGACCAGGAAGACGTACGCAGCGGCTTCCGGCTCATCCTCGACTCGCAGCCCGACATGACCGTCGTCGGGGAAGCCGCCGACGGCGCGGCCGCCGTCGAGCTGGCCCGCGCGCTGCGCCCGGACGTCGTCCTGGCCGACATCCGGATGCCGCGCCTCGACGGCCTGGAGGTCACCCGGCTGCTGGCAGGCTCAGGAACCGAACACCCCATCCACGTCATCGTCGTGACGACCTTCGACGTCGACGACTACGTACACACCGCGCTGCGCAACGGAGCCTGCGGTTTCCTGCTGAAGCGCTCGGGCCCCAATCTGCTGATCGAAGGCATACGGGCGGCGATGGCCGGGGACACGCTCATCAGCCCGCAGCTCACCGTCAGGCTGCTGCGCCAACTGTCCGCGGCGGAGCCGACACCGACCCGCACCTCCCCCACCGCTCCCGCCGCTCCCGCCGCTCCCGACCCGCTCACCGCCCGGGAGCGGGAGATCGCCCTGCTCGTCGCGCGCGGCCTGACCAACGCGGAGGTCGGCGCGGAGTTGTTCATCTCGCCGGGCACCGCCAAGACCCACATCGCCAACATCCAGGCGAAGCTCCGCGCCCGTAACCGCGTCGGCATCGCCGCGTGGGCCTGGGAGACCGGCCTCGCCGGTGGCGGGCCGGATTCCGTACTACCGAGAGGAAATCAGCGATGAGCGCCGTCCTGCGGCTGTGGTCCGAGCCCCGGACCGACCCGCACGAGGTGAAACACCAGGTGAAGTACGCGGCGACGGGGACCGAGTCCCCGCACGTGGTCGCCCACGCCGAACGCGAACTGCCGCCCGGAGGCGTCCCCGCGTATCTCGCGGCGCGCAAGGACGGCATACGTTCCTTCGTCCTGTGGGCCGACCCTTACCGCCAACGCCGGATCGCCACCGTCGTGACCAAGTCGGCGTCCGACGGTGTCGCCACGTACCAAGTGCTGGGCGAGCAGGGCGAAATCGTCGGCACCCTCACCCGAGAGAAGGCCCTGTCGGGCAACGGCCTGCGCACCCGCTGGACCGTCGCGCAGACCGGCGCACCGGAAGCCGTCGGCTTCAAGGGCCGGATCTTCTGGTGGTACGTGTGGTGGCTGCTCTTCCCCGTCCAGGCCGCGATCGCTGTAGGAAGCATTTTCGCGGGCAGCGGCGATGTCGCGCGCGGCCCGCGCCGGATCATCTGGCGCACCCGGGGCAAGGACGCCGCGCTGGAGTTCCGGTCGAACGACGACGAAGTGCAGGTCCACGCGGAGTGGGTCGACTGGCGGCTCGCCGCCGCACAGCTGCTGCTGATCCGCAGCTTCGACAGCTGGCTGGGCTCCTCCTGGGACGACAACAAAGCGTGAGAGCGGGGGCTAGGGGGTGCCGAGTTCGCCGCTGAGGCTGCCGTGGCGTTCGGCGCTGTCCCGGTTCAGGCCGACGATCTCCACGGTCTTGCCGCGGCCCTCGTACTTGGTGGTGACGGCGTCGAGCGCCGCCACCGACGAGGCGTCCCAGATGTGGGCGGCGGAGAGGTCGATGACGACGTTCTCCGGGTCGTCCTTGTAGTTGAACTGGGTCACCAGGTCGTTGCTGGAGGCGAAGAACAGCTCGCCGGTCACGGTGTAGACCGTCCGCCGCCCGTCGGGGTCGGTGACCGGGCTGACCTCGACGAGGTGGGCGACGCGCTTGGCGAAGATGACCATGGCGGTGATCGAGCCGACCACCACACCGACGGCCAGGTTGTGGGTCGCCACCACGCAGGCGACGGTGATCACCATGACCGTGATCTCGCCCGTCGGCATCCTCCGGAGCGTCGCGGGCACGATCGAATGCCAGTCGAAGGTGCCGACGCAGACCAGGATCATGACGGCGACCAGGGCGGCCATCGGGATGTCGGAGACGACCGGCCCGAAGACGATGCACAGGATCATCAGGAAGACGCCTGCGAGGAAGGTCGAGAGGCGGGTCCGTGCGCCGGACGTCTTCACGTTGATCATGGTCTGGCCGATCATGGCGCAGCCGCCCATGCCGCCGAAGAATCCCGTCACCATGTTGGCGACGCCCTGGCCGATCGACTCGCGGGTCTTGTTCGAGTGGGTGTCGGTGATCTCGTCGACCAGCTTGGCCGTCATCAGCGACTCCATCAGCCCCACCAGCGCCATCGCGAAGGCGTACGGCGCGATCGTCGTCAGCGTGTCCAGCGTGAACGGCACGTCGGGCAGGCCGGGCACCGGCAGCGAGGACGGCAGTTCGCCCTTGTCCCCCACTGTGGGTACGGCGATGCCCGCGGCCAAGGTGATGACCGTGAGGATCACGATGGAGACCAGCGGCGCCGGTACGGCCCGGGTGATCCTCGGGAAGAGGACCATCAGCACCAGCCCGCCCGCGACCAGCGGATAGACGCCCCAGGGGACGTCCGTCAGCTCCGGCACCTGTGCCATGAAGATCAGAATCGCGAGGGCGTTGACGAAGCCCACCATCACCGAGCGCGGTACGAACCGCATCAGCCGGGCCACTCCCAGCGCCCCCAGGACCACCTGGAAGATGCCGCCCAGGATGACGGCCGCGACAAGGTAGCCGAAGCCGTGCTCGCGGTTGAGCGGGGCGATGACCAGGGCGACGGCGCCGGTCGCCGCCGAGATCATGGCGGGTCGGCCGCCGACGATCGCGATGGTGACGGCCATCGTGAACGACGCGAACAGACCGACGCTGGGGTCCACTCCGGCGATGATCGAGAACGAGATCGCCTCGGGGATCAGCGCGAGCGCGACGACCAGGCCGGCCAGCACCTCGGTGCGCAGAATCTTCGGGGACAGCCAGGACGGGCGGGCAGGCAGGAGCAGCGTCTGCAAGGCGGAGGGAACCTGTCGTACGGAGGGAAGAGCGGAGGCCGGAGGCCGGGCCGGCGACACCATCGGCCCCAGCTAGCTCGGGCAACGATAACCCGGAACCGGAAGACAGGGCCGTCGGCGGCGGTCCCCCGGGCCTCTGGAACAGTACGGGTCAGAGACCAGCAAGCTATGAGGAGACGGCGATGAGCCTGTACGACATCCCCCTGCGCACCCTGACCGGCGAGCCGGTGACCCTTGAGGCTTACCGGGGCAAGGCGGTACTGGTGGTGAACGTCGCGTCGAAGTGCGGCCTGACGCCGCAGTACGCGGGCCTTGAGCGGCTCCAGCAGACGTACGCGGACCGGGGCTTCACCGTGCTCGGCGTGCCGTGCAACCAGTTCGCGGGCCAGGAGCCGGGCAGCTCGGACGAGATCCAGGCCTTCTGCTCGGCGAGCTACGGCGTGACGTTCCCGCTGCTGGAGAAGATCGAGGTGAACGGCGACCACCGCCACCCGCTGTACGCCGAGCTG from Streptomyces spiramyceticus carries:
- a CDS encoding glutathione peroxidase codes for the protein MSLYDIPLRTLTGEPVTLEAYRGKAVLVVNVASKCGLTPQYAGLERLQQTYADRGFTVLGVPCNQFAGQEPGSSDEIQAFCSASYGVTFPLLEKIEVNGDHRHPLYAELTQVNDADGEAGDIQWNFEKFVISGEGEVVGRFRPRTEPEAAEIVAAIEAHLPA
- a CDS encoding sensor histidine kinase; the encoded protein is MARRDRVVIGLVTAAWCVAALALGAGPAPALAAVGIALGAAGCWPRSRRWAGVAAGAAGALLLVATFVWQGHGTRTGSVWQLVAAAAALMLLTAAARWAPRPQLLVGGGLAATAVALWTLPLVPSASFFEYVGLAAFWTVPVIGALVVGGYPRSMERRRHLAVVAARRAQQLELAHDLHDFVAHDVSGIVVQAQAARFVAQNDPAAATLALERIERAGLAALASIDRTVRMLHTAEESGEDIPPAGARTALPGTDQLAILIDRFSDTGRTRARLDIAPGAAEALSREGAATVHRIVVEALTNVRRHAPGAAEVEVALTTDRTSVEVKVINDGGRTRLSSLPPLPRFEHGGSGGTGLPALAERVRASGGTFNWGPHQGGWRVRATLPATETEATAS
- a CDS encoding SulP family inorganic anion transporter, with amino-acid sequence MVSPARPPASALPSVRQVPSALQTLLLPARPSWLSPKILRTEVLAGLVVALALIPEAISFSIIAGVDPSVGLFASFTMAVTIAIVGGRPAMISAATGAVALVIAPLNREHGFGYLVAAVILGGIFQVVLGALGVARLMRFVPRSVMVGFVNALAILIFMAQVPELTDVPWGVYPLVAGGLVLMVLFPRITRAVPAPLVSIVILTVITLAAGIAVPTVGDKGELPSSLPVPGLPDVPFTLDTLTTIAPYAFAMALVGLMESLMTAKLVDEITDTHSNKTRESIGQGVANMVTGFFGGMGGCAMIGQTMINVKTSGARTRLSTFLAGVFLMILCIVFGPVVSDIPMAALVAVMILVCVGTFDWHSIVPATLRRMPTGEITVMVITVACVVATHNLAVGVVVGSITAMVIFAKRVAHLVEVSPVTDPDGRRTVYTVTGELFFASSNDLVTQFNYKDDPENVVIDLSAAHIWDASSVAALDAVTTKYEGRGKTVEIVGLNRDSAERHGSLSGELGTP
- a CDS encoding response regulator, with translation MTTRILIADDQEDVRSGFRLILDSQPDMTVVGEAADGAAAVELARALRPDVVLADIRMPRLDGLEVTRLLAGSGTEHPIHVIVVTTFDVDDYVHTALRNGACGFLLKRSGPNLLIEGIRAAMAGDTLISPQLTVRLLRQLSAAEPTPTRTSPTAPAAPAAPDPLTAREREIALLVARGLTNAEVGAELFISPGTAKTHIANIQAKLRARNRVGIAAWAWETGLAGGGPDSVLPRGNQR
- a CDS encoding substrate-binding domain-containing protein — its product is MHGLLLVPGLHASDDPARRTDELLHLPVPAVLVERRLTAAGPGDPTEHVCTDHEGGAYDAVRHLLSLGHQRLALVTRVDAPTAAPVRTGFARAVADFALPEPVYDSAPMDAWSPERADATVAKFVAAGVTGALCFGDREAALVQSAARRAGLGVPEDLAMVSYDNEFADVAEIPPPEQGPCGCLRRFFPGAE
- a CDS encoding hydroxyacid dehydrogenase — its product is MRQDVAALALPDGVRARLAAVCDVPDLVVDDFGRPEARKALARADVLISGWGCPVVDAGVLADAPRLRAVMHAAGSVKQVLAPAVWERGITVSSAAPANAAPVAAYTVAAIHLSAKRVFRAAGEYRAGRPQDLTVSPTTGLLDRTVGVIGASKIGRLVLGRLAGAGVRLLVHDPYLGAAEADALGAELVGLDALLTASDIVSLHAPLLPGTRHLIDARALGLLRDGAVLINTARGGLVDTEALAEHCAAGRIDAVLDVTDPEPLPPGHVLLTLPNVLVTPHVAGAMGTEVRLLGAFAVAEVERFAAGDALVGEVRAEDLPRIA